From one Bacteroides intestinalis DSM 17393 genomic stretch:
- a CDS encoding ATP-binding protein, which translates to MSNKIYPIGIQNFEKIRKDGYFYIDKTALIYQMVKTGSYYFLSRPRRFGKSLLISTLEAYFQGKKELFSGLAMERLEKDWIEHPILHLDLNIEKYDVPQSLDNILEKSLTAWEKLYGAEPSERSFSLRFAGIIERAYAQTGQRVVILVDEYDKPMLQAIGNEELQKQFRNTLKPFYGALKTMDGCIKFALLTGVTKFGKVSVFSDLNNLDDISMWNEYIEICGISEREIHDNLEAELHEFAAARGVTYDKLCTELKENYDGYHFTHNSIGMYNPFSLLNAFKRKEFGSYWFETGTPTYLVKLLKKHHYNLERMAHEETDAQVLNSIDSESTNPIPVIYQSGYLTIKGYDERFGMYRLGFPNREVEEGFIRFLLPFYTNVSKVETPFAIQKFVREVESGDYNSFFRRLQSFFADTTYEVIREQELHYENVLFIIFKLIGFYTQVEYNTNDGRIDLVLRTDKFIYIMEFKLEGTAEEALQQINDKHYALPFEMDGRKLLKIGVNFSEKTRNIEKWVVE; encoded by the coding sequence ATGAGCAATAAAATTTATCCCATAGGCATACAGAACTTCGAGAAGATTCGTAAGGACGGTTATTTCTATATTGATAAGACAGCCTTGATTTATCAAATGGTAAAGACCGGCAGTTATTACTTCCTGAGTCGCCCGCGCCGCTTTGGCAAGAGCCTGCTCATCTCAACGCTGGAAGCCTACTTTCAAGGGAAGAAGGAGTTGTTCAGCGGACTGGCCATGGAAAGGCTGGAGAAAGACTGGATAGAGCACCCGATACTGCACCTCGACCTCAATATCGAAAAATATGATGTGCCACAGAGTTTGGACAATATTCTTGAGAAATCACTGACTGCATGGGAAAAGCTCTATGGCGCCGAACCATCCGAACGTTCTTTCTCCCTGCGCTTTGCCGGCATTATAGAACGTGCCTATGCACAAACAGGGCAGCGCGTTGTTATCCTGGTAGACGAATACGACAAGCCCATGTTGCAAGCCATTGGTAACGAAGAACTGCAAAAACAATTCAGGAACACTTTGAAGCCATTTTATGGAGCACTAAAAACAATGGATGGTTGCATCAAGTTTGCCTTATTGACAGGAGTGACAAAATTCGGAAAAGTCAGTGTATTCAGCGACCTGAACAACTTGGACGACATATCAATGTGGAATGAATACATTGAAATCTGCGGCATCAGCGAACGGGAGATTCACGATAACCTGGAAGCTGAACTTCATGAATTTGCCGCTGCCCGGGGAGTGACGTACGATAAGCTTTGCACCGAACTCAAGGAGAATTATGACGGTTATCATTTTACGCATAATTCCATTGGTATGTACAATCCCTTCAGCCTGCTCAACGCCTTCAAACGCAAAGAATTCGGAAGCTATTGGTTTGAGACGGGAACGCCTACCTACTTAGTGAAGTTACTCAAGAAGCATCATTACAACCTCGAACGAATGGCACACGAAGAGACTGATGCCCAAGTGCTGAATAGCATAGACTCTGAATCGACCAATCCTATTCCGGTGATTTATCAAAGCGGATATCTTACCATCAAAGGATATGACGAACGCTTTGGTATGTATCGCTTAGGATTCCCCAATCGCGAAGTAGAGGAAGGCTTTATCCGTTTCCTCTTGCCTTTCTATACAAACGTCAGTAAAGTAGAAACCCCATTTGCGATTCAGAAATTTGTTCGTGAAGTAGAATCGGGAGATTATAACTCCTTCTTCCGCCGCCTACAAAGTTTCTTTGCAGATACCACTTACGAAGTAATCCGCGAGCAAGAATTACATTATGAAAATGTACTCTTCATTATTTTCAAATTGATAGGTTTCTATACCCAAGTAGAATATAATACAAACGACGGACGCATCGACCTCGTATTGCGGACTGATAAATTCATCTATATCATGGAGTTCAAATTAGAAGGCACTGCCGAAGAAGCTTTGCAGCAAATTAATGACAAGCATTATGCGCTTCCTTTCGAGATGGATGGACGGAAATTGCTTAAAATTGGAGTAAACTTCAGCGAGAAAACCCGGAATATTGAAAAATGGGTGGTAGAATAA
- a CDS encoding SusC/RagA family TonB-linked outer membrane protein — translation MKQVNLRIYRMILPLLVGLFLSVGVYAQNITVKGHVKDATGLEVIGANVVEKGNTSNGTITDLDGNFTLTVPKGATLTISFIGYQTQEVAAASMVMVTLKDDAELLSEVVVVGYGRTKKDDLTGSVTAIKPDELSKGITNNAQDMLVGKVAGVDVITAGGTPGAGAQIRVRGGSSLNASNDPLIVIDGLTIDNNTPKGMSNPLAMVNPNDIETFTVLKDASATAIYGSRASNGVIIITTKKGKSGSAPKVSYNGDMTISMIQKKYDVLNGDEFRVLVNDIWGDKAGEVGMGNANTDWQDQIFRTAISHSHNVSVSGGLKNMPYRLSLGYNSSDGIVETSWMRRANIGLNLSPSFFDNHLNLKINAKYMYEKDRYADAGGAIGSALSMDPTQPVYFDADDARAPFFDGYFQHTQSPKDFNAEWKYTNNPNAPQNPLALLKLKDVQAAANDFTGNFDVDYKVHGFEDLRLHASYGGQYTESKQDDIISKYSYSNNYFGWNGITQTYKYSVTANAYAQYVKEVGAHNFDIMVGAEESHFHRSGYDYGQGTDPYDGTPHDAKLREEQAWATHNSLVSYFGRLNYTLLNRYMLTATFRADGSSRFSSDNRWGYFPSVALAWKINEEAFMKKLTWWNEFKLRLGWGMTGQQDINSDFGYETHYTSSDSFAQYPFGDTYYGTMRPSAYNPDLKWETTTTYNAGLDLGFLNNRISANIDGYYRETKDLLNSITIPVGMQFGSQLTKNIGSLKNYGVEFSINAKPIVTKDFTWDVSYNIAWNHNEITDLVDGDAGYYAWAGDKISRGNNTLIQANTVGKATNSFFVYQQVYDENGKPIEGMYVDRDGNGRIDNGDRYFYKKPSADVIMGLTTKFLYKNWDLSMSFRASIGNYVYYDFLSNRAMVSQSGLYSNSALHNSTAEAVALGFTGVGVGNDNYLSDYFVRNASYLKCSNITLGYSFPALFKVAGHETCSGRAFLTAQNPFIISKYKGIDPEVASGIDSNPYPRPFSIQIGLSLNF, via the coding sequence ATGAAGCAAGTTAATCTTAGAATCTATCGAATGATTCTTCCCCTATTAGTAGGGTTATTCTTGTCTGTAGGCGTTTATGCACAGAACATTACCGTGAAAGGGCATGTAAAAGATGCCACGGGATTGGAAGTGATAGGCGCAAATGTCGTAGAGAAAGGTAATACCTCTAATGGTACAATTACTGACCTTGATGGAAACTTTACGTTGACTGTTCCCAAAGGCGCTACATTAACAATATCTTTTATTGGTTATCAGACACAAGAGGTGGCAGCCGCTTCTATGGTAATGGTGACGCTAAAAGATGATGCGGAGCTCTTGAGTGAAGTTGTGGTTGTGGGATATGGTCGTACGAAGAAAGATGACCTTACAGGTTCGGTAACGGCAATCAAACCGGATGAACTCAGTAAAGGTATCACTAACAATGCACAAGACATGTTGGTCGGAAAAGTAGCTGGTGTTGATGTTATCACTGCGGGGGGTACTCCGGGTGCAGGTGCTCAGATTCGCGTGCGTGGTGGATCTTCCCTCAATGCCTCAAATGACCCGTTGATTGTAATTGATGGTTTGACTATCGATAACAATACTCCAAAAGGAATGAGTAATCCTTTGGCTATGGTAAACCCAAATGATATTGAAACCTTTACAGTTTTGAAGGATGCTTCTGCTACTGCTATTTACGGTAGCCGCGCTTCAAATGGTGTTATCATTATCACTACTAAGAAAGGTAAGAGTGGTTCTGCTCCCAAAGTCTCTTATAATGGTGACATGACGATTTCAATGATTCAGAAAAAGTATGATGTACTTAATGGTGATGAATTCCGTGTACTTGTCAATGACATTTGGGGAGATAAAGCCGGTGAGGTAGGTATGGGTAATGCTAATACGGATTGGCAGGACCAAATATTCCGCACTGCCATCTCGCATAGCCACAATGTCTCAGTATCCGGTGGTTTGAAGAATATGCCTTATCGTTTGAGTTTGGGATATAATTCTTCTGATGGTATCGTTGAAACTTCATGGATGCGTCGTGCCAACATTGGCTTGAATCTTTCTCCTTCTTTCTTCGACAATCACCTCAATTTGAAGATCAATGCCAAGTATATGTACGAGAAAGACCGTTATGCTGATGCAGGAGGTGCGATAGGATCTGCCCTTTCGATGGATCCCACGCAGCCTGTATATTTCGATGCAGATGATGCCCGTGCTCCTTTCTTTGATGGCTATTTCCAACATACACAGTCGCCTAAAGATTTCAATGCTGAGTGGAAATATACTAATAATCCCAATGCTCCTCAGAATCCTCTGGCTCTGTTGAAACTTAAAGATGTGCAGGCTGCTGCCAATGACTTTACAGGTAACTTTGATGTGGACTATAAGGTGCATGGTTTTGAAGATTTACGTCTGCATGCCAGCTATGGTGGACAGTATACGGAAAGTAAACAGGACGATATAATCTCCAAGTATTCTTATTCTAACAACTACTTTGGCTGGAATGGAATAACGCAGACTTATAAATATAGTGTTACTGCTAATGCTTATGCTCAGTATGTGAAGGAAGTAGGCGCTCATAATTTCGATATAATGGTTGGTGCTGAAGAAAGTCATTTCCACCGCAGTGGTTACGACTATGGTCAAGGTACCGATCCTTACGATGGTACTCCTCATGATGCCAAATTAAGAGAAGAACAAGCATGGGCTACGCATAATTCTTTAGTTTCTTACTTTGGACGTCTGAACTATACGCTACTTAATAGATATATGCTTACAGCTACGTTCCGTGCCGATGGTTCTTCGCGTTTCTCAAGTGATAACAGATGGGGATATTTCCCTTCCGTGGCATTGGCATGGAAAATCAATGAAGAAGCATTTATGAAGAAGCTTACTTGGTGGAATGAGTTTAAACTCCGTTTAGGTTGGGGTATGACAGGTCAGCAGGATATTAATTCTGACTTCGGTTATGAAACTCACTATACTTCAAGTGACTCTTTCGCTCAGTATCCTTTTGGTGATACTTACTATGGCACTATGCGTCCGTCGGCTTACAATCCCGATTTGAAGTGGGAGACTACAACTACTTATAACGCCGGTTTAGATTTGGGTTTTCTGAATAACCGTATCTCAGCCAATATTGATGGTTACTATCGTGAAACCAAAGATTTGCTGAACTCTATTACTATTCCTGTAGGAATGCAGTTTGGTTCTCAATTGACAAAGAATATCGGTTCGCTGAAGAATTATGGTGTGGAATTCTCTATTAATGCTAAACCTATTGTTACTAAAGATTTTACTTGGGACGTGAGCTATAATATTGCCTGGAATCATAATGAGATTACTGACTTAGTGGATGGCGATGCCGGTTACTATGCATGGGCAGGAGATAAAATCAGTCGTGGTAACAATACTCTGATTCAGGCTAATACTGTAGGTAAAGCTACTAATTCGTTCTTTGTTTATCAACAAGTATATGATGAGAATGGCAAACCTATTGAAGGTATGTACGTAGACCGTGATGGAAACGGACGTATTGACAATGGTGACCGCTATTTTTACAAGAAGCCCTCTGCTGATGTTATTATGGGGCTTACGACTAAATTCCTTTATAAGAATTGGGATTTGAGTATGTCTTTCCGTGCTTCTATCGGTAACTATGTTTACTACGACTTCTTGTCGAATCGTGCAATGGTCAGCCAATCCGGTCTGTATTCCAATAGTGCCCTGCATAACTCTACTGCAGAGGCTGTAGCATTAGGCTTTACCGGTGTAGGAGTAGGTAACGATAACTATTTGAGCGATTATTTCGTACGTAATGCTTCTTATCTGAAGTGTTCGAACATCACTTTAGGTTACTCTTTTCCTGCATTGTTTAAGGTGGCTGGTCATGAAACATGTTCTGGCCGTGCATTCCTTACTGCTCAAAACCCTTTCATTATTTCTAAGTACAAAGGTATCGACCCTGAAGTGGCAAGCGGTATTGACTCTAATCCTTATCCGCGTCCTTTCAGTATTCAAATAGGCTTGAGCCTGAATTTCTAA
- a CDS encoding glycoside hydrolase family 2 TIM barrel-domain containing protein produces MKKILFISFSCCILFSLIAKAQRIETLLEKNWKFTKGEVAEAMKPEFDDRKWETVTVPHDWAIFGPFDRSNDLQEVAVTQNFEKKASVKTGRTGGLPYVGIGWYRTTFDAPANQQTTLVFDGAMSEARVYVNGQEACFWPFGYNSFHCDVTGFLKKDGKNNILAVRLENKPQSSRWYPGAGLYRNVRVVSTDKVHVPVWGTQLTTPHVADEYASVRLLTTIANDEGKDIRIVTEIISPDGKVVATKDNTRKINHGQPFEQNFLVNAPCLWSPETPYLYKAVSKVYADGKQTDEYTTRFGIRSIEIIADKGFFLNGKHRKFQGVCNHHDLGPLGAAINVAALRRQLTLLKDMGCDAIRTAHNMPAPELVQLCDEMGFMMMVEPFDEWDIAKCENGYHRYFNEWAERDMINMLHQFRNNPCVVMWSIGNEVPTQCSPVGYKVASFLQDICHREDPTRPVTCGMDQVSCVLKNGFAAMIDVPGFNYRAHRYLEAYELLPQNIVLGSETSSTVSSRGVYKFPVEKRGDAKYDDHQSSGYDLEHCAWSNVPDEDFALADDYDWTIGQFVWTGFDYLGEPSPYDTDAWPSHSSLFGIIDLASLPKDRYYLYRSLWNKNVNTLHVLPHWTWPGREGENTPVFVYTNYPTAELFVNGKSYGKQHKLTAEESKAIQGKDALALQRRYRLMWMDVPYEPGEVKVVAYDASGKIAEEKVVRTAGKPHHLEVVADRLQLTADGKDLAYITVRVVDKDGNLCPSDSRLVNFTVKGAGHYRAAANGDATSLDLFHLPKMPAFSGQLTAIVQTAEQPGEIVFEAKAKGVKSGKVVLRSVTE; encoded by the coding sequence ATGAAGAAGATACTATTCATCTCTTTCTCCTGCTGTATTCTTTTCTCTTTGATAGCAAAAGCTCAGCGTATAGAAACACTGTTGGAGAAGAACTGGAAGTTTACGAAAGGTGAAGTAGCGGAAGCCATGAAGCCTGAATTTGATGATCGTAAATGGGAAACCGTAACCGTACCTCATGACTGGGCCATCTTCGGTCCTTTCGATCGCAGCAATGACTTGCAGGAAGTAGCGGTAACGCAGAACTTCGAAAAGAAGGCTTCTGTCAAGACCGGACGTACAGGTGGACTCCCTTACGTAGGAATAGGTTGGTATCGTACTACGTTCGATGCTCCCGCTAATCAGCAGACGACACTTGTCTTTGATGGTGCAATGAGTGAAGCCCGTGTATACGTCAATGGGCAAGAAGCATGTTTCTGGCCATTCGGATATAATTCTTTCCATTGCGATGTCACCGGATTTTTGAAAAAAGACGGTAAGAACAATATCCTTGCCGTGCGTTTGGAGAATAAACCGCAATCTTCCCGTTGGTATCCCGGTGCAGGGCTTTATCGTAATGTGCGCGTAGTGAGTACTGATAAAGTGCATGTTCCAGTATGGGGTACTCAGCTGACTACTCCTCATGTTGCTGATGAGTATGCCTCGGTACGTCTGCTGACGACTATTGCTAATGATGAAGGAAAAGATATCCGTATCGTAACAGAGATTATCTCTCCTGATGGGAAAGTTGTTGCGACGAAGGATAATACCCGTAAGATTAATCATGGTCAACCTTTTGAACAAAATTTCTTGGTGAATGCTCCTTGCTTGTGGTCGCCGGAGACACCTTATCTATATAAGGCTGTTTCCAAAGTTTATGCCGATGGCAAGCAAACGGACGAATATACTACTCGTTTCGGTATCCGTAGTATAGAAATCATTGCTGACAAAGGATTCTTCCTGAATGGTAAGCACCGTAAGTTCCAGGGGGTATGTAATCATCACGATCTCGGTCCGTTAGGGGCTGCCATCAATGTTGCTGCATTACGTCGCCAACTCACACTGTTGAAAGATATGGGTTGCGATGCCATTCGTACCGCTCACAATATGCCTGCGCCGGAGTTAGTGCAACTCTGTGATGAAATGGGTTTCATGATGATGGTGGAACCTTTCGACGAATGGGACATTGCCAAATGTGAGAATGGCTATCACCGCTATTTCAACGAGTGGGCAGAACGTGATATGATAAATATGCTGCATCAGTTCCGCAACAATCCTTGTGTAGTGATGTGGAGCATCGGTAATGAAGTTCCTACCCAATGTAGTCCTGTTGGCTATAAAGTTGCTTCTTTCTTGCAGGATATCTGTCATCGTGAAGATCCGACACGTCCTGTTACTTGCGGGATGGATCAGGTTTCTTGTGTTTTGAAGAATGGTTTTGCAGCAATGATTGATGTACCCGGTTTTAATTATCGTGCACACCGTTATCTGGAAGCTTATGAACTGCTACCGCAGAATATAGTGCTTGGTTCCGAAACCTCTTCTACCGTTAGTTCCCGTGGCGTATATAAATTCCCTGTAGAGAAACGCGGGGATGCGAAATATGATGATCACCAGTCTTCCGGATATGACTTGGAGCATTGTGCCTGGTCTAATGTTCCCGATGAGGATTTTGCTTTAGCAGATGATTATGACTGGACTATCGGTCAATTTGTTTGGACAGGATTCGACTATCTGGGTGAGCCTTCTCCTTATGATACGGATGCATGGCCGAGTCATAGTTCGCTGTTTGGTATCATCGACCTTGCCAGTCTCCCTAAAGACCGTTACTATCTGTACCGTAGTCTTTGGAATAAGAATGTGAATACACTCCATGTACTTCCTCACTGGACATGGCCGGGTAGGGAAGGAGAGAATACTCCTGTTTTCGTTTACACAAACTATCCGACTGCCGAACTTTTCGTCAATGGGAAAAGTTACGGTAAACAGCATAAACTGACAGCCGAAGAAAGTAAAGCTATTCAAGGCAAAGATGCGCTTGCTCTCCAACGTCGTTACCGCTTGATGTGGATGGATGTTCCTTATGAGCCGGGTGAAGTGAAAGTCGTAGCTTATGATGCTTCAGGTAAAATAGCAGAGGAGAAAGTGGTCCGTACTGCTGGTAAACCTCATCATCTGGAAGTGGTAGCTGATCGTTTGCAACTTACTGCCGATGGCAAAGACTTAGCCTATATCACAGTTCGCGTGGTTGATAAAGATGGAAACCTTTGTCCTTCGGACAGTCGTCTTGTTAACTTTACGGTGAAAGGTGCGGGTCATTATCGTGCTGCTGCTAATGGAGATGCTACTTCACTCGATTTGTTTCACTTGCCGAAGATGCCTGCTTTCAGCGGTCAGTTGACGGCAATTGTTCAAACGGCTGAACAACCCGGAGAAATCGTTTTCGAGGCTAAGGCTAAGGGGGTGAAATCAGGTAAGGTTGTGCTGAGGTCTGTTACAGAGTAA